A genomic region of Methyloceanibacter stevinii contains the following coding sequences:
- a CDS encoding gamma carbonic anhydrase family protein — MAVYELDGQAPEFPEDGLYWVAETAVLTGKVRLKSDASVWYGSVLRGDNEWIEIGTRSQVQDNSTLHTDPGLPLTIGQDCVIGHNVILHGCTIGDNTLIGMGAIVLNGAKIGSNCLVGAGAVVTEGKEFPDNSMIIGSPAKTVREVDDKMRAMIARGADVYVRRWKQYAAGLKRIA; from the coding sequence ATGGCGGTCTACGAGCTTGACGGGCAGGCACCCGAATTTCCGGAAGACGGGCTTTATTGGGTCGCCGAAACAGCCGTGCTGACGGGCAAGGTGCGGCTGAAGTCGGACGCCAGCGTCTGGTATGGCTCGGTGCTGCGCGGCGACAACGAGTGGATCGAGATCGGGACGCGCTCGCAGGTTCAGGACAACTCCACGCTCCACACCGATCCAGGCCTCCCGCTGACCATCGGCCAGGACTGCGTCATCGGGCATAACGTTATCCTTCATGGCTGCACGATCGGCGACAATACGCTGATCGGTATGGGCGCGATCGTGCTCAACGGTGCCAAGATCGGCTCCAACTGTCTTGTCGGGGCTGGCGCCGTGGTTACCGAGGGCAAGGAGTTCCCCGACAACTCCATGATCATAGGATCGCCCGCCAAGACCGTGCGCGAGGTGGACGACAAGATGCGCGCCATGATCGCCCGGGGCGCCGACGTCTATGTCCGGCGCTGGAAGCAATACGCGGCAGGCTTGAAGCGGATCGCGTGA
- a CDS encoding DUF1328 domain-containing protein — protein sequence MLGWALTFLVIALIAGLLGFGGIAGASAGIAKILFFIFLVLLVASLIMHVVRGAAR from the coding sequence ATGCTTGGATGGGCTTTGACATTTCTCGTAATCGCTTTGATCGCAGGACTACTTGGCTTTGGCGGCATCGCCGGTGCATCGGCTGGTATCGCCAAGATTTTGTTCTTTATTTTCCTCGTCCTCCTCGTCGCATCGCTGATCATGCATGTGGTGCGAGGCGCAGCGCGCTGA
- a CDS encoding Crp/Fnr family transcriptional regulator — protein MTNQVLIARWLTVFPELAELEAETKDTLFDVTQFQRLRRGDVAYYQGQLCLNYLMCIEGQTRVFKTSETGREIMLYQVGAGETCVLTTSCLIAGNPFPAESTVQADLLLAAIPADVFHRLMSASPKFRNYVLSNYGDLLSSLIMLVDEVAFASLDLRLARRLLAEAEDASVISKTHQQLALDLGSVREVISRYISEWERMGWVRSSRGSIEVLNRSALAAYGAGDSASHGATLQSGSQA, from the coding sequence ATGACCAATCAGGTTCTCATCGCACGCTGGCTCACCGTCTTTCCGGAACTGGCAGAGCTTGAGGCGGAGACGAAAGACACCCTGTTCGACGTCACGCAGTTCCAACGGCTGCGGCGCGGCGACGTGGCCTACTATCAGGGTCAGCTTTGCCTGAACTACCTCATGTGCATTGAGGGGCAGACGCGCGTCTTCAAGACCTCGGAGACCGGCCGGGAGATCATGCTCTACCAGGTCGGGGCCGGCGAAACCTGCGTCCTGACGACGTCCTGTTTGATCGCCGGGAACCCCTTCCCCGCCGAAAGCACTGTCCAGGCCGACCTCTTGCTCGCAGCCATACCCGCCGACGTGTTTCATCGGCTCATGTCCGCCTCGCCGAAGTTCCGGAACTACGTCCTGTCGAACTACGGAGACTTGTTGTCGAGCCTGATCATGCTGGTGGACGAGGTGGCCTTCGCAAGCCTCGATCTTCGCCTGGCCCGGCGCCTGCTCGCGGAGGCGGAGGACGCGAGCGTTATTTCGAAAACGCATCAACAACTGGCTCTGGATCTCGGGAGCGTACGCGAAGTCATCAGCCGCTACATCTCCGAATGGGAGCGCATGGGCTGGGTGCGCTCCTCGCGCGGATCGATCGAAGTTCTGAACCGAAGCGCCCTCGCCGCTTACGGTGCGGGCGATAGCGCCTCCCACGGCGCGACGCTGCAATCGGGCTCGCAAGCGTGA
- a CDS encoding TerB family tellurite resistance protein has protein sequence MSVWGKLAGAAAGLAVGGPIGALVGGVAGHYVIDRDGEQKGAGDGEDQVAFTVGVIALGAKMAKADGVVTMDEVNAFKEVFKVPDGEMKNVARVFNLAKQEVSGYEAYADQLAGMFKGNRKLLEDVLDGLFHIAKADDEFDPSEEQFLHQVAKRFGFTDTEFSYIKARHVVASKRNPYEVLEVQPTISNDELKAQYRKLIADNHPDKLIARGVPEEFIAIATDKVAAINEAYQQIAKERGL, from the coding sequence ATGTCGGTTTGGGGAAAGCTCGCAGGTGCAGCCGCAGGTCTCGCGGTCGGAGGGCCGATCGGTGCGCTGGTCGGCGGTGTCGCCGGACACTATGTGATCGACCGGGACGGTGAACAGAAGGGCGCCGGCGACGGTGAGGACCAGGTGGCCTTCACAGTCGGTGTCATCGCCCTCGGCGCCAAAATGGCCAAGGCGGACGGCGTCGTCACCATGGACGAGGTGAATGCCTTCAAAGAGGTCTTCAAGGTCCCCGACGGTGAAATGAAGAACGTGGCGCGGGTGTTCAACCTCGCCAAGCAAGAGGTCTCCGGCTACGAGGCCTATGCCGACCAGCTCGCAGGGATGTTCAAGGGCAACCGCAAACTGCTTGAAGATGTCCTGGACGGTCTGTTCCACATCGCCAAGGCCGACGATGAGTTCGATCCCAGCGAAGAACAGTTCCTGCATCAGGTTGCCAAGCGTTTCGGGTTCACCGACACCGAATTCAGCTACATCAAGGCGCGGCACGTGGTGGCGTCGAAGCGCAATCCCTACGAGGTGCTCGAGGTCCAGCCGACCATCTCCAACGATGAGCTCAAGGCCCAGTACCGCAAGCTGATCGCGGACAACCACCCGGACAAGCTGATTGCCCGCGGCGTACCGGAAGAGTTCATCGCCATCGCCACGGACAAGGTCGCCGCTATCAACGAGGCCTATCAGCAGATTGCGAAAGAGCGCGGTCTCTAG
- a CDS encoding N-acetylmuramoyl-L-alanine amidase: MTSSPDSKLAAHWVPSPNFEPRREGRRPDMLILHYTGMETHDAARDWLASEESKVSAHYVVDEDGTITQMVPESERAWHAGQSHWAGETDLNSASIGIEIHNPGHDFDYPPFPDVQMQAVEALCQDILCRHAIPAARILAHSDIAPGRKRDPGERFDWARLARAGIGLWTEPVPAGEDSGLGLGDESAAVAELQQDLLDFGYGVEATSTYGRGTESVVEAFQRHYRPERVDGRADRSTCETLKKLLVIRAGAAV; encoded by the coding sequence ATGACGTCTTCGCCCGACAGTAAGCTCGCCGCGCACTGGGTTCCGTCGCCCAATTTCGAGCCGCGTCGCGAGGGACGGCGGCCCGACATGCTGATCCTCCATTACACGGGCATGGAAACCCACGATGCCGCGCGCGATTGGCTCGCATCGGAGGAGTCCAAGGTGTCCGCGCACTATGTCGTCGACGAAGATGGGACGATCACCCAGATGGTGCCGGAGTCCGAACGGGCCTGGCACGCGGGACAAAGCCACTGGGCCGGCGAGACGGATCTGAACTCCGCATCGATCGGCATCGAGATTCACAATCCCGGTCATGATTTCGACTATCCGCCGTTTCCGGACGTGCAGATGCAGGCGGTCGAGGCATTGTGCCAGGACATTTTGTGCCGCCATGCGATTCCGGCCGCACGCATACTGGCTCATTCGGACATCGCACCAGGACGCAAGCGCGACCCGGGCGAGCGCTTCGATTGGGCGCGGCTCGCCCGCGCCGGCATCGGCCTCTGGACCGAGCCGGTACCGGCCGGCGAGGATTCCGGCCTTGGTCTTGGCGACGAGAGCGCGGCGGTCGCCGAACTGCAGCAGGACCTCTTGGACTTCGGCTACGGGGTGGAGGCCACCTCGACCTACGGCCGCGGCACCGAGAGCGTCGTGGAAGCGTTTCAGCGGCACTATCGGCCGGAGCGCGTCGATGGCCGGGCGGACCGCTCCACGTGCGAGACGCTGAAGAAGCTGCTTGTGATCCGCGCGGGCGCTGCCGTCTGA